A part of Drosophila bipectinata strain 14024-0381.07 chromosome 3L, DbipHiC1v2, whole genome shotgun sequence genomic DNA contains:
- the Pdp1 gene encoding uncharacterized protein DDB_G0283357 isoform X10: MSSDTNSCTSFFAQEHANATLSQYFQQLNSQVAAAVTNSGSSNSSSNNGSGGNNNNTNNSGNNSSSGNSDSGNDGSMTGSSANLDNHRSSVSSNDSGKSSVGGGSGGATGVWALQQQQQAALHHHQQQQQQQQQQQQQQHQQHLQQQQQHAHHQHVAAVLQQQQQQQPHGLHQQHGQQQLHGHTQHQHHSHQQQQQQQQQQQQQQQQHHHQQQQQHAQQQQQQHHAVQLAHTLSSAAVAAAAASSNNGNNNSNNTNPHSIFGSGNFHYKTNNSWTLPTLAYQRIYQDSPHYQRNSFMDPQSNAAVAAAAAVASGAQNSGANPGGNNNPSVGGQNRNGPNPGQNNSGNNNNNNNNNNNNVSSVQHVANAVAAAVIANEHQNHLNSLKARFQPSSSGKHRVLDCDCNFM, from the exons ATGTCGTCGGACACCAACTCCTGCACCAGCTTCTTCGCCCAGGAGCATGCCAATGCCACCTTGTCGCAGTATTTCCAGCAACTCAACTCCCAGGTGGCGGCGGCTGTCACcaacagcggcagcagcaacagcagcagcaacaacggcagcggtggcaacaacaacaataccaacaacagcggcaacaacagcagcagtggcaACAGCGACAGTGGCAACGACGGCAGCATGACAGGATCTTCAGCCAATCTGGATAATCATCGCAGCAGCGTGAGCAGCAATGATTCAGGGAAGAGCAGTGTCGGAGGTGGCAGTGGCGGTGCCACTGGCGTGTGGGCcttgcaacagcagcaacaggcggcactgcaccaccaccagcagcagcaacaacagcagcaacagcaacagcagcagcaacaccaacagcacttgcagcaacagcagcagcacgcACATCACCAGCATGTAGCTGCCGtcttgcagcagcaacaacagcagcagccgcatGGACTGCATCAGCAGCATGGACAGCAGCAACTCCACGGCCATACACAGCACCAGCATCATtcccaccagcagcagcagcaacagcagcaacaacaacaacagcagcagcagcaacaccatcatcagcagcagcagcaacacgctcagcagcagcagcagcaacatcacgCCGTCCAACTGGCCCACACACTCTCCTCCGCGGCCGtggccgctgccgccgcctcctccaacaacggcaacaacaacagcaacaacaccaaccCCCACTCGATCTTCGGCAGCGGCAACTTCCACTACAAGACCAACAACTCGTGGACCCTGCCCACGCTGGCCTACCAAAGGATCTACCAGGACAGCCCGCACTATCAGCGCAACTCCTTCATGGATCCCCAGAGCAATGCCGCAGTGGCAGCAGCTGCGGCTGTTGCAAGCGGGGCTCAGAATTCCGGGGCGAATCCCGGGGGCAATAATAATCCCTCTGTGGGCGGGCAGAATAGAAATGGTCCAAATCCCGGACAGAACAACAGTGggaataacaacaacaacaataataataataacaacaatgtATCCTCCGTGCAACATGTGGCAAATGCCGTGGCAGCTGCCGTAATCGCCAATGAGCATCAGAATCACTTGAACAGCCTCAAGGCGCGATTTCAGCCATCCAGTTCAG GTAAGCATCGTGTTTTGGATTGCGATTGCAATTTCATGTGA